A window of Campylobacter lari subsp. lari contains these coding sequences:
- the gdhA gene encoding NADP-specific glutamate dehydrogenase, whose protein sequence is MSMAKQYINETLEKIQTISPRQPIFFQAATEVLNSLEPLLESNKTYQDHAILERIVMPEKTTIFRVVYINDAGKAQTHFGYRVQFNSSLGPYKGGLRFHPSVNLDVLKFLGFEQIFKNSLTGLMIGGAKGGANFDPKGKSEAEIMRFCQAFMAELSKIIGANTDVPAGDIGVGAREIGYMFGAYKKISSNFDGTLTGKKIPWGGSLARTEATGYGCVYFTQEMLAKYNNALEGKECAVSGSGNVAIYTIEKLHQLGAKAITISDSDGFVYDKDGIDLDLLKEIKEVKRARVSDYAALKKGAIFTPKSAYKQGCNGVWSIPCDIAFPSATQNELNLEDIKTLYHNGCRMVAEGANMPSTLEAIDFMLNQKDFLFAPAKAANAGGVATSQLEMQQNASMCQWSFEEVDAKLHKIMKNIFENSYECAKAYNHEGNLVVGSNIAGFKKVADAMIDHGYI, encoded by the coding sequence ATGAGTATGGCTAAACAATATATCAACGAAACTTTAGAAAAAATTCAAACAATTTCCCCAAGACAACCTATCTTTTTTCAAGCAGCAACTGAGGTATTAAATTCTTTAGAACCTTTACTTGAATCTAACAAAACCTACCAAGATCATGCGATATTAGAGCGTATTGTAATGCCTGAAAAAACGACTATTTTTAGAGTTGTATATATCAATGATGCAGGTAAAGCTCAAACACATTTTGGCTATAGGGTGCAGTTTAATTCTAGTTTAGGTCCTTATAAAGGTGGACTTAGATTTCATCCTAGTGTGAATTTGGATGTTTTGAAATTTTTAGGTTTTGAGCAAATTTTCAAAAATTCTTTAACAGGTTTAATGATAGGCGGTGCTAAAGGTGGAGCAAATTTTGATCCTAAAGGTAAAAGCGAAGCAGAAATTATGCGTTTTTGTCAAGCTTTTATGGCTGAACTTTCAAAAATCATAGGTGCAAACACCGATGTGCCAGCGGGTGATATAGGGGTTGGTGCTAGGGAAATTGGATATATGTTTGGAGCTTATAAGAAAATTAGCTCTAATTTTGATGGAACCTTAACGGGAAAGAAAATTCCATGGGGTGGAAGTTTAGCAAGGACAGAAGCAACAGGGTATGGTTGTGTGTATTTTACTCAAGAAATGCTAGCAAAATATAACAATGCATTAGAAGGAAAAGAGTGCGCAGTTTCAGGTAGCGGAAATGTGGCAATTTATACCATAGAAAAATTACACCAACTTGGCGCAAAAGCAATCACAATAAGTGATAGTGATGGATTTGTTTATGATAAAGATGGGATAGATTTGGATTTATTAAAAGAAATTAAAGAAGTAAAAAGAGCTAGGGTGAGTGATTATGCAGCGCTTAAAAAAGGTGCTATTTTTACTCCAAAAAGTGCATATAAGCAAGGTTGTAATGGAGTATGGAGTATACCTTGTGATATAGCTTTTCCAAGTGCTACGCAAAATGAGTTAAATTTAGAAGATATTAAAACCTTATATCATAATGGTTGTCGTATGGTAGCAGAGGGAGCTAATATGCCAAGCACGCTTGAAGCGATTGATTTTATGTTAAATCAAAAAGACTTTTTATTTGCCCCAGCTAAGGCTGCAAATGCAGGAGGAGTGGCAACTTCTCAACTTGAAATGCAACAAAATGCAAGCATGTGTCAATGGAGTTTTGAGGAAGTTGATGCAAAATTGCATAAGATTATGAAAAATATTTTTGAAAATTCATACGAGTGTGCAAAAGCTTATAATCATGAAGGAAATTTAGTAGTAGGTTCAAATATAGCAGGCTTTAAAAAAGTAGCTGATGCGATGATTGATCATGGTTATATTTAA
- a CDS encoding thioredoxin fold domain-containing protein, whose amino-acid sequence MKKSLALLTLASSLFAASNEEIINFFKKNPNLSNANISVSSREKIPDTNFEAVIVNFEISGKNFQEIVFTQDNIITTEVIDVKKGEFYSQVYQAKLMEKQQAEFSKKALVELKKEKMFVSLGDKNKPLLYVFSDPECPYCRMHLDKIEETLKTHQVKFILTPIHDTSAFEKSALIYKESKNAKDDAQKIAIMKKYYDKDIKDYKKPSEAEVKAVRETFAKYSKLGLRAVPTIIDAQK is encoded by the coding sequence ATGAAAAAATCTTTAGCTCTTTTAACTCTTGCTAGTTCTTTATTTGCTGCAAGTAATGAAGAAATTATTAATTTTTTTAAGAAAAATCCAAATTTATCAAATGCAAATATTAGTGTTTCTAGTAGAGAAAAAATTCCTGATACTAACTTTGAAGCTGTGATAGTTAATTTTGAAATTAGTGGTAAAAATTTCCAAGAAATCGTTTTTACTCAAGATAATATCATCACAACCGAAGTAATTGATGTAAAAAAAGGTGAGTTTTATTCTCAAGTTTATCAAGCAAAACTCATGGAAAAACAACAAGCTGAATTTTCAAAAAAAGCCTTAGTGGAACTTAAAAAAGAAAAAATGTTTGTTTCTTTAGGCGATAAAAACAAACCTTTGCTTTATGTTTTTAGCGATCCTGAATGTCCATATTGCAGAATGCATTTAGATAAGATAGAAGAAACACTAAAAACTCATCAGGTTAAATTTATCTTAACTCCAATCCATGATACAAGCGCATTTGAAAAATCTGCATTAATCTACAAAGAAAGCAAAAACGCTAAAGATGATGCGCAAAAAATTGCTATCATGAAAAAATACTATGATAAAGATATAAAAGATTATAAAAAGCCTAGTGAAGCTGAAGTTAAAGCAGTAAGAGAAACTTTTGCAAAATACTCTAAACTTGGTCTTCGTGCCGTACCAACCATAATCGATGCTCAAAAATAA
- the gltX gene encoding glutamate--tRNA ligase encodes MQEITTRFAPSPTGYLHIGGLRTALYNYLYARKNKGKFLLRIEDTDLKRNSQEATQAIIEAFKWCGLDYDGTIEYQSQRFDIYKKYIQKLLDEGKAYYCYMSKEELDELRAKQEAAKERPKYDGRYRDFKGTPPSGIEPVVRIKAPQSGEIKFIDGIKGEVSFKAEDILDDFVIARSDGSPIYNLTVVIDDALMGVSDVIRGDDHLSNTPKQIVLYEALGFKIPKFYHVAMIHGEDGKKLSKRHGATDVMEYKNMGILPQALLNFLVRLGWSHGDDEIFSLESMQELFDPNHINKSASCYNFKKLEWLNAHYIKTLPFEEINRQLKDLGFDLSQYEKAGFLLDMLRERAKTLHDIISGAKVLLNEPKEYDQKAVDKFLNVTNLTYLEKYAMVLNEQKNACEFEELTNQFLEENNLKLKDLAQAIRIALTGSSVSPSIFEVLEFLGVQKAKLRIENLLTYMKEK; translated from the coding sequence ATGCAAGAAATCACAACGCGTTTTGCTCCTTCTCCTACTGGATATTTACACATTGGAGGCTTAAGAACAGCTTTATATAATTATCTTTATGCAAGAAAAAATAAGGGTAAGTTTTTATTGCGTATTGAAGATACGGATTTAAAAAGAAATTCACAAGAAGCTACACAAGCTATTATAGAAGCATTTAAATGGTGTGGACTTGATTATGATGGAACGATTGAGTATCAATCCCAAAGATTTGATATTTATAAAAAATACATTCAAAAATTATTGGATGAGGGTAAGGCTTATTATTGTTATATGAGCAAGGAAGAGCTTGATGAGTTAAGAGCTAAGCAAGAAGCAGCTAAAGAGCGCCCAAAATATGATGGTAGATATAGAGATTTTAAAGGAACCCCTCCAAGTGGTATTGAGCCAGTGGTACGTATAAAAGCACCACAAAGTGGAGAGATTAAATTTATAGATGGTATTAAAGGTGAGGTTAGTTTTAAGGCTGAAGATATTTTAGATGATTTTGTAATTGCAAGAAGTGATGGTAGTCCAATTTATAATTTAACCGTTGTAATTGATGATGCACTAATGGGCGTAAGTGATGTTATAAGAGGGGATGATCATTTATCAAATACTCCAAAACAAATAGTTCTTTATGAAGCGTTAGGCTTTAAAATTCCTAAATTTTATCATGTGGCTATGATACATGGAGAAGATGGTAAAAAACTTTCTAAGCGTCATGGGGCAACTGATGTGATGGAGTATAAAAATATGGGAATTTTACCTCAAGCTTTGTTAAATTTTTTAGTGCGTCTTGGTTGGAGTCATGGCGATGATGAAATTTTTTCACTAGAAAGCATGCAAGAGCTTTTTGATCCAAATCATATTAACAAAAGTGCGTCTTGTTATAATTTTAAAAAGCTAGAATGGCTTAATGCTCATTATATTAAAACTTTACCTTTTGAAGAAATCAATAGACAATTAAAAGATTTAGGATTTGATTTAAGTCAGTATGAAAAAGCAGGATTTTTACTGGATATGTTAAGAGAGAGAGCTAAAACCTTACATGATATCATTAGTGGGGCTAAAGTGTTACTAAATGAACCAAAAGAATATGATCAAAAGGCTGTAGATAAATTTCTTAATGTAACAAATTTAACTTATTTGGAAAAATACGCTATGGTTTTAAATGAGCAAAAAAATGCTTGCGAATTTGAAGAATTAACTAATCAATTCTTAGAAGAAAATAATCTTAAGTTAAAAGATCTAGCTCAAGCCATACGCATTGCACTCACTGGAAGCTCGGTAAGTCCTAGTATATTTGAAGTATTAGAATTTTTAGGAGTGCAAAAAGCTAAGCTTAGAATAGAAAATTTACTAACTTACATGAAGGAGAAATAA
- the selA gene encoding L-seryl-tRNA(Sec) selenium transferase, whose amino-acid sequence MNKFRNFPPINTLINDGNLANYPLYLRAHFAKIIVSNCKKELSKNENLNFSLQDLLKKTTQSIDEFLNAQSQSLINATGVIIHTNLGRSIIDESIFERTKEIICSYSNLEFNMQSGKRGSRYDALSANLKILFDCEDCLVVNNNASAVFLILNTLAKNEEVITSRSELVEIGGNFRIPEVMLAAGVRLKEIGTTNKTHLYDYEKAINENTKMILKTHRSNFAFKGFFEEVSLSEIHTLTKKKKIISYYDLGSGWCEKINKQLSKNEPSVKDLLKHCDILSFSGDKLFGSTQAGIILGKKKYIQQLKKNQLLRMLRVDKITLAFLNETTKAYLEKEYEKIPTLKLLNDDLKTIEKKALFIKEKIPIKCELKASKSLVGGGSMPDKSLDTFVLSFDKKALLLQEKFRKKGVIGRVENGHFVLDFRSILEKDLNRLIHAIKEVFHA is encoded by the coding sequence ATGAACAAATTTAGAAATTTTCCACCCATAAACACACTTATAAACGATGGAAACTTGGCTAATTACCCTTTGTATTTAAGAGCTCATTTTGCAAAAATAATTGTTTCAAATTGTAAAAAAGAACTAAGTAAAAATGAAAATTTAAATTTTAGCTTGCAAGATTTACTAAAAAAAACCACTCAAAGTATTGATGAATTTTTAAATGCACAAAGTCAAAGCTTGATCAATGCTACTGGAGTTATCATACATACTAATCTTGGTCGTAGCATTATTGATGAGAGTATTTTTGAAAGAACTAAAGAAATCATCTGCTCTTATTCTAATTTAGAGTTTAATATGCAAAGTGGCAAAAGAGGCTCAAGGTATGACGCACTTAGTGCGAATTTAAAAATATTATTTGATTGTGAAGATTGCTTGGTTGTTAATAATAACGCTTCAGCTGTATTTTTGATCTTAAACACCTTAGCAAAAAATGAAGAAGTTATTACTTCAAGAAGTGAGCTAGTTGAGATTGGGGGAAATTTTAGAATTCCTGAAGTCATGCTAGCAGCTGGTGTTAGGCTAAAAGAAATAGGCACAACCAATAAAACTCATCTGTATGATTATGAAAAAGCTATCAATGAAAATACTAAAATGATTTTAAAAACCCACCGATCTAATTTTGCTTTTAAAGGATTTTTTGAAGAGGTAAGCTTAAGTGAAATTCACACTTTAACAAAAAAGAAAAAAATCATTTCATATTATGATTTAGGCTCAGGCTGGTGTGAAAAAATTAATAAACAACTTAGTAAAAACGAGCCAAGTGTGAAAGATCTTTTAAAACATTGTGATATTTTAAGTTTTAGCGGAGATAAGCTTTTTGGTTCTACTCAAGCAGGCATTATACTTGGAAAGAAAAAATACATTCAACAACTAAAGAAAAATCAACTTCTAAGAATGCTAAGGGTTGATAAAATTACTCTAGCTTTTTTAAATGAAACTACCAAAGCTTACTTAGAAAAAGAATATGAAAAAATCCCCACACTAAAACTTTTAAATGATGATTTAAAAACCATAGAAAAAAAGGCACTCTTTATCAAAGAAAAAATTCCTATAAAATGTGAGTTAAAAGCTTCTAAAAGTTTAGTAGGTGGTGGCTCTATGCCTGATAAAAGCTTAGATACTTTTGTGCTAAGTTTTGATAAAAAAGCTTTGCTTTTACAAGAAAAATTTAGAAAAAAAGGCGTGATTGGCCGTGTTGAAAATGGGCATTTTGTGCTAGATTTTAGAAGTATTTTAGAAAAAGATTTAAACCGTTTAATCCACGCTATCAAAGAGGTATTTCATGCATAG
- a CDS encoding MqnA/MqnD/SBP family protein has translation MVFGKIDYLNLLPLHIYLKKTAFPSYVKQTTEYKKGVPSKLNRHLYFRRIDAAIISSIESRRKKYKTLNVGICASKKVKSVLVKKHSQSKEDASSATSNALAKVLKQKGEVIIGDKALKLYLQNPKDYIDLCELWYEKTKLPFVFARFSCVKNFSIYKRMMKNFTKSKIFIPQYILLDYSKSRNLSQKEISAYLKLIYYKIGTKEQMALKKFLAKTNSKIL, from the coding sequence ATGGTTTTTGGAAAGATAGATTATCTTAATTTACTCCCTTTGCATATCTATCTTAAAAAAACAGCTTTTCCTAGCTATGTTAAGCAAACTACAGAATACAAAAAAGGGGTTCCTAGTAAGCTAAATCGCCATTTGTATTTTAGACGCATTGATGCAGCGATTATCTCAAGTATTGAAAGTCGTAGAAAAAAATACAAAACCTTAAATGTGGGAATTTGCGCAAGCAAAAAGGTAAAAAGCGTTTTAGTGAAAAAACATTCTCAAAGCAAAGAAGATGCAAGCTCTGCAACTTCTAATGCTCTTGCAAAAGTTTTAAAGCAAAAAGGGGAGGTTATCATCGGTGATAAGGCTTTAAAACTTTATTTGCAAAATCCAAAAGATTATATTGATTTATGTGAATTATGGTATGAGAAGACAAAATTACCTTTTGTTTTTGCACGCTTTTCTTGCGTTAAAAATTTTTCTATTTATAAAAGAATGATGAAAAATTTCACAAAAAGTAAAATTTTCATTCCACAATATATTTTGCTAGATTATTCTAAATCAAGAAATCTTTCTCAAAAGGAAATTAGCGCATACTTAAAGCTAATTTACTACAAAATAGGAACAAAGGAGCAAATGGCGCTAAAAAAATTTTTAGCTAAAACAAACAGCAAGATACTATAA
- a CDS encoding malic enzyme-like NAD(P)-binding protein produces MNLKEEALEYHLGGKVDIIAKKPMDSAHDLSLAYSPGVAEPCLEIAKDETLAYKYTNKANLVAIVSDGSAVLGLGNIGASASKPVMEGKACLFKKFANVNAYDIEINAHSVDEIVAFCKAVAPTFGGINLEDISAPKCFEIEAALQDLGIPVMHDDQHGTAIISTAGLMNAMEISGKKFEDIKVVVSGAGAAGIASARMYRNLGVKNIVLVDSKGVINTQRNDLNKYKLEFVSDTKDSTLREALKGADVFLGLSAPKILDDEMILSMAKDPVIFALANPVPEVMPEDVKRVRSDAIVGTGRSDYPNQINNVLGFPFIFRGALDVKATKITENMKVAAAKALADLAKLEVTDEVKQAYGIEELSFGRDYVIPKPFDSRVKAVVSAAVAKAAVEDGVALVKEFDYQKYLASLQ; encoded by the coding sequence ATGAATTTAAAAGAAGAAGCCTTAGAATACCACCTTGGTGGGAAAGTAGATATAATTGCTAAAAAACCTATGGATAGTGCGCATGATTTATCTTTAGCGTATTCTCCAGGGGTTGCTGAACCTTGCCTTGAAATAGCAAAAGATGAAACTTTAGCCTATAAATACACTAATAAAGCTAATTTAGTTGCCATAGTAAGTGATGGTAGTGCGGTTTTGGGACTTGGCAATATAGGTGCAAGTGCAAGTAAGCCTGTGATGGAAGGAAAGGCATGTTTGTTTAAAAAATTTGCTAATGTTAATGCTTATGATATAGAAATTAATGCTCATAGTGTAGATGAGATTGTTGCCTTTTGTAAAGCTGTAGCGCCTACTTTTGGAGGGATTAATTTAGAAGATATTTCAGCACCAAAATGCTTTGAAATAGAAGCTGCTTTGCAAGATCTTGGAATTCCAGTAATGCATGATGATCAACATGGCACTGCGATCATTTCCACAGCAGGGTTAATGAATGCTATGGAAATTAGTGGTAAAAAATTTGAAGATATTAAAGTAGTAGTAAGTGGCGCGGGTGCAGCGGGTATTGCAAGTGCTAGAATGTATAGAAATTTAGGGGTTAAAAATATCGTTTTAGTAGATAGTAAAGGTGTGATTAATACCCAAAGAAATGATTTAAATAAATACAAACTAGAATTTGTAAGCGATACCAAAGATAGTACTTTAAGAGAGGCTTTAAAAGGTGCTGATGTATTTTTAGGTTTAAGTGCGCCCAAGATTTTAGATGATGAAATGATTTTAAGTATGGCTAAGGATCCTGTGATTTTTGCACTAGCTAATCCTGTGCCTGAAGTAATGCCTGAGGATGTTAAAAGAGTAAGAAGTGATGCTATAGTTGGAACAGGTAGAAGTGATTATCCAAATCAAATTAACAATGTTTTAGGTTTTCCTTTTATTTTTAGAGGAGCCTTAGATGTAAAAGCGACCAAAATCACTGAAAATATGAAAGTAGCTGCTGCTAAGGCTTTGGCTGATTTAGCTAAGCTTGAGGTAACTGATGAGGTAAAACAAGCTTATGGAATAGAAGAGCTTAGCTTTGGTAGAGATTATGTGATACCAAAACCATTTGATAGCAGAGTAAAAGCTGTAGTTAGCGCTGCTGTGGCAAAAGCTGCAGTTGAAGATGGAGTGGCTTTGGTCAAAGAATTTGACTATCAAAAATATTTAGCAAGCTTACAATAG
- a CDS encoding peptidylprolyl isomerase, whose amino-acid sequence MRKFLISCCFAANVLYAQTLGGVAMIVENQPITLYDIEQTMKELKTNDKQKAIAFLVDDKIQQSEAKKLGIYVSTFELNEKLDQIAKGNKTDINGLQARMEKDGLSFEVFKNKVRKDLEREKLYRSIMQNAKINIDDETLKHFYESNLDKFSTFSNIDLVVYNSTNPELLQQLAQNPMYKNSQIKSKAISLNAASIDPRLLALLNNTKIGEFTPVLNGENAYIVYFVKEKYGKNPIEFDLIKDQITNAYTINQKEQALKNHLDKIRANAHIEELR is encoded by the coding sequence ATGAGAAAATTTTTAATATCTTGTTGTTTTGCTGCAAATGTTTTATATGCTCAAACCCTTGGTGGCGTAGCAATGATAGTAGAAAATCAACCTATTACTCTTTATGATATAGAACAAACCATGAAAGAATTAAAAACTAACGATAAGCAAAAGGCTATAGCATTTTTAGTAGATGATAAAATTCAACAAAGTGAAGCTAAAAAGCTAGGAATTTATGTAAGTACTTTTGAGCTTAATGAAAAATTAGACCAAATAGCAAAAGGCAATAAAACTGACATTAATGGTTTGCAAGCAAGAATGGAAAAAGATGGTTTAAGTTTTGAAGTTTTTAAAAATAAGGTTAGAAAAGATCTTGAAAGAGAAAAACTTTATAGAAGCATAATGCAAAATGCAAAAATCAATATCGATGATGAAACACTAAAGCATTTTTATGAAAGCAATCTTGATAAATTTAGCACTTTTTCAAATATAGACTTAGTTGTTTATAATTCTACTAATCCTGAGCTTTTACAACAACTTGCACAAAATCCTATGTATAAAAATTCTCAAATTAAATCAAAAGCCATTAGTTTAAACGCAGCTAGCATAGATCCAAGATTGCTTGCTTTATTAAATAATACCAAAATAGGAGAATTTACACCGGTATTAAATGGCGAAAATGCTTATATAGTATATTTTGTAAAAGAAAAATATGGTAAAAACCCTATCGAATTTGATTTAATCAAAGATCAAATTACAAATGCATACACTATAAATCAAAAAGAACAAGCTTTAAAAAATCATCTTGATAAAATAAGAGCTAATGCTCATATAGAAGAATTAAGATAG
- a CDS encoding acetyl-CoA carboxylase biotin carboxylase subunit gives MEIKKVLIANRGEIALRALRTVKEMGKKAICVYSTADKDALYLKYADASICIGNARSSESYLNIPAIISAAEISEADAIFPGYGFLSENQNFVEICAKHNIKFIGPSVAAMALMSDKSKAKQVMQRAGVPVIPGSDGALNGVEAAKKLAKEIGYPVILKAAAGGGGRGMRVVEDEKDLEKAYWSAESEAMSAFGDGTMYMEKYIQNPRHIEVQIIGDSFGNVIHLGERDCSMQRRHQKLIEESPAILLDEKTRARLHETAVKAAKAIDYEGAGTFEFLVDKNLDFYFIEMNTRLQVEHCVSEMVSGVDIIELMIKVAEGYPLPKQEEIKLKGHSIECRITAEDSKTFMPCPGKITKYVAPAGRNVRMESHCYQDYSVPPYYDSMIGKLVVWGEDRNTAISKMKIALQELIVGGIKTTKDFHLAMMDNADFINNNYDTNYLSRH, from the coding sequence ATGGAAATTAAAAAAGTTTTAATAGCAAATCGTGGAGAAATTGCATTAAGAGCTTTAAGAACTGTAAAAGAAATGGGAAAAAAAGCAATTTGTGTGTATTCAACTGCAGATAAAGATGCTTTGTATTTAAAATATGCTGATGCAAGTATTTGCATAGGAAATGCAAGAAGTTCAGAAAGTTATTTAAATATCCCAGCTATTATTAGTGCAGCTGAAATTAGCGAAGCGGATGCGATTTTTCCAGGATATGGATTTTTAAGTGAAAATCAAAATTTTGTTGAAATTTGTGCAAAACATAATATCAAATTCATAGGCCCTTCCGTAGCTGCTATGGCATTAATGAGTGATAAAAGCAAAGCAAAGCAAGTAATGCAAAGAGCAGGTGTGCCTGTTATACCAGGAAGCGATGGGGCTTTAAATGGAGTTGAAGCAGCTAAAAAGCTTGCTAAAGAAATAGGTTATCCTGTGATTTTAAAAGCAGCAGCAGGCGGTGGTGGCCGTGGTATGCGTGTAGTCGAAGATGAAAAAGATTTAGAAAAAGCTTATTGGTCAGCTGAAAGTGAAGCTATGAGCGCTTTTGGTGATGGAACTATGTATATGGAAAAATATATCCAAAACCCACGCCACATAGAAGTGCAAATCATAGGAGATAGCTTTGGTAATGTAATTCATTTGGGCGAAAGAGATTGTTCTATGCAAAGACGCCATCAAAAATTAATAGAAGAATCTCCTGCAATTTTACTCGATGAAAAAACAAGAGCAAGACTTCATGAAACCGCAGTTAAAGCAGCTAAGGCTATTGATTATGAAGGTGCAGGAACTTTTGAATTTTTAGTGGATAAAAATTTAGATTTTTATTTTATAGAAATGAATACGCGTTTACAAGTTGAGCATTGTGTGAGTGAGATGGTAAGTGGGGTGGATATTATCGAGCTTATGATTAAAGTAGCAGAAGGGTATCCTTTGCCAAAACAAGAAGAAATAAAACTTAAAGGCCATTCTATAGAATGTAGAATCACTGCTGAAGATTCTAAAACCTTTATGCCATGTCCAGGTAAGATTACCAAATATGTAGCTCCAGCAGGACGCAATGTAAGAATGGAAAGTCATTGTTATCAAGATTATAGTGTGCCTCCTTATTATGATTCTATGATTGGAAAGTTAGTTGTTTGGGGAGAAGATAGAAATACAGCTATTTCTAAAATGAAAATAGCCTTGCAAGAGCTTATCGTAGGTGGGATTAAAACAACTAAAGATTTTCATTTAGCTATGATGGATAATGCAGATTTTATCAATAATAATTATGATACAAATTATCTTTCAAGACATTAA
- the selB gene encoding selenocysteine-specific translation elongation factor: MHSIIIGTAGHIDHGKTSLIKALNGFEGDDLKEEQEKGITINLSFSNLKSENLNIAFIDVPGHESLIKTMISGAFGFRVCMFVIDINEGLKAQSIEHLRVLEFLGVKDVVLILSKVDLCKNLAQKQTELLKELKTFKINILKVFPTSIYDEQSILNLKNYLLSLKPKENDENLIFRYYIDRIFSLKGIGAVVTGSLNEGKISKNEKIFCLENQKDIIVKNIQIHEENVLEAKAYNRVALSLNCDYHELKKGYVLSKKGVFKSFKSIDGVVFNTEIKHGSILEFCSGSKKLNAKISVIKEFEDKTYISLEFDKNLPLCFDDKFILLENGRIKSGGVVLNAVSEPLKKDIKAKYLALLEQKDFKKVFEFLKQTHKLGFGLLSSYQRFKLTHEQALNLAKSLDHVFVDEQALNVYDLNAMQTLKEFIDFIFSKNPYALISPHSIALRLSWASESFCAYVLKQMQGKLDFKDGVWFLKGQNFEKLQEKAHCELYEILKKEGIKPTAPYNLYEYLELDRKNGDLILKKLTKENKVKRLAHNLFIEKNALENLMQDFLKLLQDHHLDVAFVKNHFQISRKYAIAYLEYLDKNYPQVIKIEEKRMLKV; encoded by the coding sequence ATGCATAGTATCATCATAGGCACTGCTGGACATATTGATCATGGTAAAACTTCGCTTATTAAAGCTTTAAATGGTTTTGAGGGTGATGATTTAAAAGAAGAACAAGAAAAAGGCATTACGATTAATCTTAGCTTTTCAAATTTAAAAAGTGAAAATTTAAATATTGCTTTTATCGATGTACCTGGGCATGAAAGCTTGATCAAAACTATGATAAGTGGTGCTTTTGGCTTTAGAGTATGTATGTTTGTCATAGATATAAACGAGGGTTTAAAGGCTCAAAGTATAGAGCATTTAAGGGTTTTGGAATTTTTAGGGGTAAAAGATGTGGTGCTTATTTTGAGTAAGGTTGATTTATGCAAGAATTTAGCACAAAAACAAACAGAGCTTTTAAAAGAATTAAAAACCTTTAAAATCAATATCTTAAAAGTTTTTCCAACTAGCATTTATGATGAACAAAGTATATTAAATTTAAAAAACTATCTGCTTAGTTTAAAGCCTAAAGAAAATGATGAAAATTTGATTTTTAGATACTACATTGATAGAATTTTTTCTCTAAAAGGTATAGGAGCAGTAGTAACAGGAAGCTTAAATGAAGGAAAAATCAGTAAAAATGAAAAAATCTTTTGCCTTGAAAATCAAAAAGATATCATTGTAAAAAATATACAAATTCATGAAGAAAATGTTTTAGAAGCAAAAGCTTATAATAGAGTTGCTTTAAGTTTAAACTGTGATTATCATGAGTTAAAAAAAGGCTATGTATTAAGCAAAAAAGGTGTTTTTAAAAGTTTTAAAAGTATCGATGGAGTTGTTTTTAATACAGAGATTAAACACGGAAGTATTTTAGAATTTTGCAGTGGCTCAAAAAAACTTAATGCAAAAATTAGTGTAATTAAAGAATTTGAAGATAAAACTTATATTAGTTTAGAGTTTGATAAAAACTTACCTTTGTGTTTTGATGATAAATTTATCTTGCTTGAAAATGGGCGTATTAAAAGTGGCGGTGTGGTGTTAAATGCAGTGAGTGAACCTTTAAAAAAAGATATAAAAGCTAAATATCTAGCGCTTTTAGAACAAAAAGATTTTAAAAAAGTATTTGAGTTTTTAAAACAAACTCACAAACTTGGCTTTGGATTGCTTTCAAGCTATCAACGCTTTAAACTCACTCATGAACAAGCTTTAAACTTGGCAAAAAGTTTAGATCATGTTTTTGTCGATGAGCAAGCTTTAAATGTATATGATTTAAATGCTATGCAAACTTTGAAAGAATTTATTGATTTTATTTTCTCTAAAAATCCTTATGCTTTAATCTCGCCTCATTCTATTGCCTTAAGGCTTAGCTGGGCGAGTGAGAGTTTTTGTGCTTATGTACTCAAGCAAATGCAAGGAAAATTAGATTTTAAAGATGGCGTATGGTTTTTAAAAGGACAAAATTTTGAAAAATTACAAGAAAAGGCTCATTGTGAGCTTTATGAAATTTTAAAAAAAGAAGGTATAAAACCCACCGCACCTTATAATCTTTATGAGTATTTAGAGCTTGATAGAAAAAACGGGGATCTTATCTTAAAAAAACTCACCAAAGAAAACAAAGTCAAAAGATTAGCGCATAATCTTTTTATAGAAAAAAATGCCCTTGAAAATCTCATGCAAGATTTTTTAAAGCTTTTGCAAGATCATCATTTAGATGTCGCTTTTGTAAAAAATCATTTTCAAATTTCAAGAAAATACGCCATAGCTTACTTAGAATACCTTGATAAAAACTATCCTCAAGTGATAAAAATCGAGGAAAAAAGAATGCTAAAAGTATAA